The Saprospiraceae bacterium genome includes a window with the following:
- a CDS encoding pyridoxal-phosphate dependent enzyme produces the protein MDYRNNILETIGNTPMVRLNKVVDKTPCLVLGKIETFNPGHSTKDRMALKMVEDAEKSAKIKPGGTLIECTSGNTGMGVALAAAVKGYKCIFTTSDKQSKEKIDMLKAVGADVIVCPTNVEPDDPRSYYSVAERLSKEIPNSVWLNQYDNLSNREAHYESTGPEIWNQTDGKITHFIVGVGTGGTVSGVAKYLKEKNPEVKIWGIDTFGSVFKKYHETGIFDRKEIYPYITEGIGEDILPKNVDFSLLDHFEKVTDKDAALAARRLAREEGLLLGYSAGSALAGLHQMKDRLKPSDVVVILFHDHGSRYIGKLYNDDWMRERGFIDNELKVKDLILYKKDKKFISVDAGETVKAVLHTMKEMDISQLPVMQNDKIVGSVTESHILEFILNNPLMNSEKKVSEIMDAPFPKVHLDLPVRDLSKYISKNTPAVIAEDLSGDLIVLTQYDIIQAL, from the coding sequence ATGGATTATCGGAATAATATTTTGGAAACTATTGGCAATACGCCTATGGTCCGACTCAATAAAGTGGTGGATAAAACCCCTTGTCTGGTTTTAGGGAAAATTGAAACCTTCAATCCCGGGCACTCAACAAAAGACAGAATGGCCCTTAAAATGGTGGAAGATGCTGAGAAGAGTGCAAAAATAAAACCAGGTGGCACCCTCATTGAGTGTACTTCCGGTAATACAGGTATGGGTGTGGCCTTGGCTGCTGCTGTAAAAGGCTACAAATGTATATTTACAACCAGTGACAAACAATCCAAAGAAAAAATTGACATGCTCAAAGCCGTAGGCGCTGATGTCATAGTCTGTCCGACCAATGTAGAACCGGACGATCCGAGGTCATATTATTCAGTCGCTGAACGATTAAGTAAAGAAATTCCAAATTCAGTATGGCTCAATCAATATGATAATCTCTCTAACAGAGAGGCACATTACGAATCTACGGGCCCTGAAATTTGGAATCAAACAGATGGAAAAATCACCCATTTTATTGTTGGGGTTGGTACGGGAGGTACTGTCTCAGGTGTGGCCAAATATCTAAAAGAAAAGAACCCCGAAGTTAAAATATGGGGTATAGATACTTTTGGTTCGGTGTTTAAAAAGTATCACGAGACAGGAATATTTGACAGAAAAGAAATCTATCCTTACATCACCGAAGGCATAGGTGAAGATATATTACCCAAAAATGTTGATTTTTCACTGTTAGATCATTTTGAAAAAGTCACAGATAAGGATGCTGCCCTTGCCGCACGTCGATTGGCCAGAGAGGAAGGTTTATTATTAGGTTACAGTGCCGGCTCGGCTTTAGCTGGTTTGCACCAGATGAAAGATCGATTGAAACCTTCTGATGTGGTAGTGATTTTATTTCATGACCATGGGAGCAGATATATCGGAAAGTTGTACAACGACGATTGGATGCGTGAAAGAGGTTTTATTGACAATGAACTGAAGGTAAAAGATCTGATTCTGTATAAAAAAGACAAAAAATTTATATCCGTAGATGCAGGCGAAACTGTAAAAGCTGTACTGCATACTATGAAAGAGATGGATATCTCGCAGCTTCCTGTCATGCAAAATGACAAAATAGTAGGGTCAGTCACCGAAAGCCACATCCTTGAGTTCATACTTAATAATCCGCTGATGAACAGCGAGAAAAAAGTATCTGAAATTATGGATGCTCCTTTTCCAAAAGTACACTTAGACTTACCTGTACGTGACTTGAGTAAATATATATCAAAAAATACGCCTGCGGTGATCGCAGAAGACCTTTCAGGAGACTTGATTGTGCTGACACAATATGATATAATTCAGGCTTTGTGA
- a CDS encoding alpha/beta hydrolase, which translates to MPNLFFLVRGHTEMYLEHQYQVVLFDYNGFGESPFVDFNYAEDLRIVADFVKKRASEAIVFGHGISFGASHTINYGTKEQNVFHKIIVENCLDSNLSYYRKRNKKLHVVMLGLMKIFPQVNKDHDYIKSMSKLTGVNGVLLIYNNNDDLTTVSMGKSLYLASNIPAQLVTFDGIHLRALQDNKEAYTKEVISFLQNI; encoded by the coding sequence ATGCCAAATCTTTTTTTTTTAGTTAGAGGCCATACCGAGATGTACTTGGAGCACCAATATCAAGTTGTACTTTTTGACTATAACGGATTTGGAGAAAGCCCTTTTGTAGATTTTAATTATGCTGAGGATCTGCGGATAGTGGCAGATTTTGTTAAAAAAAGAGCATCAGAGGCAATAGTATTTGGCCATGGAATTTCGTTTGGAGCCTCTCACACTATAAATTATGGCACAAAGGAGCAAAATGTATTTCACAAGATTATTGTTGAAAACTGTTTGGATTCCAATCTTTCTTACTATAGAAAAAGAAACAAGAAACTGCATGTGGTCATGTTGGGCCTAATGAAAATATTTCCCCAAGTAAATAAGGATCATGACTACATCAAAAGTATGAGCAAACTCACAGGTGTAAATGGTGTACTGTTGATATACAATAATAATGATGACCTTACCACTGTATCAATGGGGAAATCATTGTATCTTGCCAGCAATATCCCTGCACAATTAGTAACCTTCGACGGTATACATCTTAGGGCTTTACAAGATAATAAAGAGGCGTACACTAAAGAAGTTATTTCTTTTTTACAGAATATTTGA
- a CDS encoding DUF1761 domain-containing protein — translation MESFNFLVVLASGLVPLAVGAIWYGPLFGKAWMAAADMTMEKMVGANMMKIYGLALLFGLMLAVGLFPIVVHQMGIFSTLQNVGVDTPGSEANLFAQDFISKYGTEFRTYKHGAFHGFLTGLFVFLPIMATNALFERKSWKYIFLNVGYWTLCAAIMGGIISAWA, via the coding sequence ATGGAAAGTTTTAATTTTTTAGTTGTTTTAGCCTCGGGATTAGTGCCTTTGGCGGTGGGAGCCATATGGTATGGTCCTTTATTTGGTAAGGCATGGATGGCTGCTGCTGACATGACCATGGAAAAAATGGTAGGAGCCAATATGATGAAAATTTATGGTTTAGCACTGCTTTTTGGATTGATGCTTGCCGTCGGATTATTTCCCATCGTTGTGCACCAAATGGGTATTTTTTCAACATTGCAAAATGTTGGAGTAGACACTCCAGGTAGCGAAGCCAATCTCTTTGCTCAGGATTTTATAAGCAAATACGGAACTGAATTTCGTACTTACAAGCACGGAGCATTCCATGGTTTTTTGACTGGATTATTTGTCTTTCTGCCTATTATGGCTACCAATGCACTTTTTGAAAGAAAGAGTTGGAAATATATCTTTTTAAATGTTGGGTACTGGACACTATGCGCCGCCATCATGGGTGGTATCATAAGTGCATGGGCTTAA
- a CDS encoding RidA family protein, whose protein sequence is MKTKVSSSAIWEDSIGYSRAVKAGNIIEVAGTAAVRNGDVVHTGDPYNQAKYIIKIIDHVLKQLDSRLEDVVRTRIYLKHVSDWEEVGKAHGEFFGTIKPACSMIAVSSMINPEMLVEIEATAIIS, encoded by the coding sequence ATGAAAACCAAAGTAAGTTCAAGTGCAATTTGGGAAGATTCAATAGGATACTCCAGGGCTGTGAAAGCTGGGAATATCATAGAGGTTGCCGGTACAGCAGCTGTACGTAATGGAGATGTTGTACATACCGGTGATCCCTATAATCAGGCAAAATACATCATAAAGATCATAGATCATGTACTCAAACAGTTGGATTCAAGGCTTGAAGATGTAGTGCGAACCCGTATTTACTTAAAACATGTGAGTGATTGGGAAGAAGTAGGAAAGGCACATGGCGAATTTTTCGGAACAATAAAACCGGCTTGCTCAATGATTGCTGTATCTTCGATGATAAATCCCGAAATGCTTGTGGAAATTGAAGCCACTGCCATTATTAGTTAA
- the queE gene encoding 7-carboxy-7-deazaguanine synthase, with product MYKIKEIYYTIQGEGFHAGRPAVFCRFSGCNLWSGREADRDKAICKFCDTDFWGTDGRFGGRYDAVLLAETIKSLWPPGSENIFVVCTGGEPALQMDDILISTFKKFHIEIAIETNGTLPLPEGIDWICVSPKSNTEIIMTKGDELKLVFPQKENIPKDYEHLDFKHFYLQPLDDTFRVQHTEAAIHYCLQHPFWKLSVQTHKFLGID from the coding sequence ATGTACAAAATAAAAGAAATCTATTACACGATCCAGGGAGAAGGGTTTCATGCTGGAAGGCCGGCAGTTTTTTGCAGGTTTTCAGGGTGTAATCTTTGGAGTGGGAGAGAAGCAGACAGAGATAAAGCAATATGTAAATTTTGTGATACTGATTTTTGGGGTACAGATGGAAGATTTGGTGGCAGATATGATGCTGTATTGTTAGCGGAGACCATTAAATCTCTTTGGCCACCAGGTAGTGAAAATATTTTTGTAGTTTGCACCGGCGGAGAACCTGCTCTGCAAATGGATGATATATTAATCTCAACTTTCAAAAAATTTCATATTGAAATTGCCATTGAAACTAATGGAACCCTGCCTTTACCAGAAGGTATAGACTGGATATGTGTCAGCCCGAAATCAAATACAGAAATAATAATGACTAAAGGTGATGAGTTGAAGCTGGTATTTCCTCAGAAAGAAAATATCCCCAAAGATTACGAACATTTAGACTTTAAACATTTTTATTTACAGCCTTTGGATGATACATTCAGAGTGCAACATACTGAGGCAGCGATTCATTATTGCCTGCAACATCCTTTTTGGAAACTTAGCGTTCAGACCCACAAATTTCTGGGGATTGACTGA
- a CDS encoding nucleoside-diphosphate kinase encodes MATNRTFTMIKPDAVSSGYIGAILSQINEAGFKIVAMKYTKLSAEKAGEFYAVHKARPFYGELVEFMSSGPIVAAILEKENAVEEFRKLIGSTNPADAAPGTIRAKYARNIGENAIHGSDSDENATIEGAFHFAGTEIFG; translated from the coding sequence ATGGCAACTAACAGAACATTTACAATGATCAAACCTGATGCGGTAAGCTCAGGGTATATTGGCGCTATTTTATCTCAGATAAATGAAGCAGGCTTTAAAATAGTAGCCATGAAATATACAAAATTATCTGCAGAAAAAGCCGGAGAATTTTATGCTGTGCACAAAGCACGACCGTTTTACGGGGAATTGGTGGAATTTATGTCATCAGGACCAATAGTAGCTGCCATCCTTGAAAAAGAAAATGCTGTGGAAGAGTTCAGAAAACTGATCGGATCTACTAATCCTGCAGATGCAGCACCAGGTACAATCAGGGCTAAATATGCAAGAAACATTGGTGAAAATGCCATTCACGGGTCCGATAGTGATGAAAATGCAACGATTGAAGGTGCATTCCATTTTGCCGGTACTGAGATATTCGGATAA
- a CDS encoding FKBP-type peptidyl-prolyl cis-trans isomerase, whose product MQAKITANMEKLPAIEELTKTTLEDYKSGKLETKSTASGLKYYIVKEGQGPNPKTGNTVSVNYYGVLSDGTMFDNSFQRGQTFPFGLGQGQVIKGWDEGIALLNKGAKAFLFIPGALGYGAAGSPPVIPADAELVFYVELDDFTGQ is encoded by the coding sequence ATGCAGGCAAAAATTACTGCAAATATGGAAAAATTACCTGCCATTGAAGAATTAACTAAAACGACTTTGGAAGATTATAAGTCAGGTAAGTTAGAAACTAAATCAACAGCATCCGGCCTTAAGTATTATATCGTGAAGGAAGGTCAGGGACCAAACCCCAAAACAGGAAATACTGTAAGTGTAAATTATTATGGTGTGCTAAGTGATGGAACAATGTTTGATAATTCTTTCCAACGGGGTCAGACTTTTCCTTTTGGTTTAGGTCAGGGACAAGTTATAAAAGGTTGGGATGAAGGTATAGCACTTCTCAATAAAGGAGCAAAGGCATTCCTATTTATTCCGGGAGCCTTGGGTTACGGGGCAGCGGGTAGTCCGCCTGTAATACCCGCCGATGCAGAGCTTGTGTTTTACGTAGAACTTGATGATTTTACAGGACAATAA
- a CDS encoding VOC family protein, whose product MEIDQLTFDHYSIAVKDLDKSCRFYAEILGLNKINRPDFDFEGAWFSIGEYHSLHLISDENTEVQFSGTRQLHFAFAVKDILNFRTYLLSKNIEIVKDIKSRPDGMLQLFIRDPDGYFVEITSL is encoded by the coding sequence ATGGAAATTGATCAGTTAACCTTCGATCACTATTCAATTGCAGTTAAAGATCTTGACAAAAGTTGTCGGTTTTATGCGGAAATTTTAGGGTTGAATAAAATAAACAGGCCGGATTTTGATTTTGAAGGTGCCTGGTTTTCGATAGGGGAATATCACTCGTTGCACCTTATTTCAGATGAAAATACCGAGGTACAATTTTCAGGTACCAGACAATTACACTTCGCTTTCGCAGTTAAGGACATTCTTAATTTTAGGACTTATTTACTGTCCAAAAACATTGAAATTGTCAAAGACATAAAGTCCAGGCCTGATGGTATGTTGCAATTATTTATTAGGGATCCTGATGGATATTTTGTTGAAATTACATCGTTGTAG
- a CDS encoding co-chaperone GroES yields MKPINDRVVVKPAPADEKTTGGIIIPDTAKEKPQRGEVIAVGPGKDGNKMTVKKGDTVLYGKYAGQEINFKGEDYLIMREDDILVII; encoded by the coding sequence ATGAAACCAATTAATGACAGAGTGGTAGTAAAACCTGCACCAGCAGATGAAAAAACAACAGGGGGAATCATCATTCCTGATACAGCGAAAGAGAAACCTCAGAGAGGAGAAGTTATCGCTGTAGGTCCAGGCAAAGATGGAAACAAGATGACAGTAAAGAAAGGTGATACTGTTCTGTATGGCAAATACGCCGGTCAGGAGATCAATTTTAAGGGTGAGGACTATCTGATCATGAGAGAAGATGATATCCTGGTGATTATCTAA
- the groL gene encoding chaperonin GroEL (60 kDa chaperone family; promotes refolding of misfolded polypeptides especially under stressful conditions; forms two stacked rings of heptamers to form a barrel-shaped 14mer; ends can be capped by GroES; misfolded proteins enter the barrel where they are refolded when GroES binds), producing MAKIVSFDTEARVKLKSGIDQLANAVKVTLGPKGRNVVIQKSFGAPVITKDGVTVAKEIELEDAVENMGAQMVKEVASKTADAAGDGTTTATVLAQAMVNAGMKYVTAGANPMDLKRGIDKAVGAVIADLKKQSEVIGSDFHKIKQVASVSANNDEEIGTLIADAMKRVTKDGVITVEEAKGTETYVDEVIGMQFDRGYLSPYFITNTENMTTEYENPVILIHDKKISNVQEIVPVLEKVVQTGRPLLIIAEDVDSQALGTLVVNRLRAGLKIVAVKAPGFGDRRKAMLEDIAILTGGVVISDEKGYKLENATISELGQAEKITVDKDNTTIVNGRGQQADINARIGQIKAQIETTTSDYDKEKLQERLAKLAGGVAVLHVGAATEVEMKEKKDRVDDALHATRAAVEEGIVVGGGVALIRTIKGLEDLKGLNEDENLGILIVKKALEAPLRIIAENAGVDGSVVFQEVAKGKGANGYNARTGIYEDLKKAGVIDPTKVTRIALENAGSIASMVLTTECVISDKKEENAGGHAHPPMGGGMGGMM from the coding sequence ATGGCTAAGATAGTAAGTTTTGACACGGAAGCTAGAGTAAAATTAAAATCAGGGATTGATCAATTAGCAAATGCTGTTAAAGTGACTCTGGGACCCAAAGGTCGTAATGTGGTCATTCAAAAAAGTTTTGGTGCACCTGTAATCACAAAAGACGGAGTGACAGTTGCTAAAGAAATCGAACTTGAAGATGCAGTAGAAAATATGGGAGCTCAAATGGTAAAAGAAGTAGCATCTAAAACTGCGGACGCAGCTGGTGATGGTACCACTACTGCAACAGTTTTGGCTCAGGCTATGGTCAATGCCGGTATGAAATATGTGACAGCAGGAGCTAATCCCATGGATTTGAAAAGGGGTATTGACAAAGCAGTTGGCGCTGTTATTGCTGATCTGAAAAAACAAAGTGAAGTGATCGGTTCGGATTTTCATAAAATCAAACAAGTTGCGTCTGTATCGGCAAACAATGATGAAGAAATAGGTACCTTGATAGCTGATGCTATGAAAAGAGTGACCAAAGATGGGGTCATCACTGTAGAAGAAGCCAAAGGAACAGAAACATATGTGGACGAAGTAATAGGTATGCAGTTTGACAGAGGATATTTGTCTCCTTACTTTATCACAAATACTGAAAATATGACCACAGAATATGAAAATCCTGTGATTCTGATTCATGATAAAAAGATTTCCAATGTTCAGGAAATTGTTCCTGTGTTGGAAAAAGTTGTGCAGACAGGAAGACCTTTGCTTATCATTGCTGAAGATGTAGATAGCCAGGCTTTAGGCACGCTGGTAGTCAATAGATTGAGAGCAGGATTGAAAATCGTAGCTGTAAAAGCTCCTGGATTTGGTGACAGACGTAAAGCAATGCTTGAAGATATAGCTATATTGACAGGTGGAGTTGTCATTTCTGATGAAAAAGGTTACAAGCTTGAAAATGCCACTATTAGTGAGCTCGGTCAGGCTGAAAAAATCACAGTTGATAAAGATAATACAACTATTGTAAATGGAAGAGGCCAGCAAGCAGACATCAATGCAAGAATCGGTCAGATCAAGGCTCAGATAGAGACCACTACATCTGATTATGACAAAGAAAAACTTCAGGAAAGACTTGCTAAGTTGGCTGGTGGTGTGGCGGTACTTCATGTAGGAGCTGCTACTGAAGTGGAAATGAAAGAGAAAAAAGACAGAGTCGATGATGCACTTCATGCTACAAGAGCTGCAGTAGAAGAAGGTATTGTAGTAGGCGGAGGAGTTGCACTTATTAGGACTATCAAAGGGCTTGAAGATCTTAAAGGATTAAATGAGGATGAAAATCTTGGAATTCTTATAGTAAAAAAAGCACTTGAAGCACCACTCAGAATTATAGCTGAAAATGCCGGAGTGGATGGTTCAGTAGTATTTCAGGAAGTGGCCAAAGGAAAAGGAGCCAATGGCTATAATGCGCGAACAGGAATTTATGAAGATCTGAAAAAAGCAGGTGTTATTGATCCTACCAAAGTGACAAGAATAGCTCTTGAAAATGCAGGATCTATAGCGAGTATGGTTCTTACGACTGAATGTGTCATCTCAGACAAAAAAGAAGAGAATGCCGGTGGTCATGCACATCCTCCTATGGGTGGTGGCATGGGCGGCATGATGTAA